Proteins from a single region of Haloterrigena alkaliphila:
- a CDS encoding YqjF family protein: MTKLNERRVRQRTRTDPFRWTFADGSSPTAPHVASMTWRDGLFVHWPVDPDELRPHVPDELTLETRDGEAWLSVIPFVLADVGIRGAPSITRTAFPELNVRTYVRYRGDPGLFFFSIDVGSPLVAATLGRTTRLPVYHAHMRVSAEGGEVAFRSTRGQTAAGARPQFADDPPTARFDATYRSDGEPFTAEPGTLAYWLSERRRFYAAEARGVLAGEISHDPWPLQQATVTINENTMFAVNDLPEPTGDPVAYYCKELPMTGSIPRRLGSE; the protein is encoded by the coding sequence ATGACGAAATTGAACGAACGACGAGTACGACAGCGGACACGAACGGATCCCTTCCGCTGGACGTTCGCCGACGGATCGTCGCCGACCGCCCCGCACGTCGCCTCGATGACGTGGCGCGACGGTCTCTTCGTCCACTGGCCCGTCGATCCCGACGAACTCCGCCCCCACGTTCCCGACGAACTGACGCTCGAGACCCGGGACGGCGAGGCGTGGCTCTCCGTGATCCCGTTCGTGCTCGCGGACGTCGGTATCCGCGGCGCACCGTCGATCACCAGAACGGCCTTCCCCGAACTCAACGTTCGGACGTACGTCCGGTATCGCGGCGACCCCGGTCTATTCTTCTTCAGTATCGACGTGGGGAGCCCCCTCGTCGCCGCGACTCTCGGCCGGACGACCCGGTTGCCGGTCTATCACGCCCACATGCGAGTCAGCGCCGAAGGCGGGGAGGTCGCGTTCAGGAGCACGCGAGGCCAGACCGCCGCCGGCGCGCGACCACAGTTCGCCGACGATCCGCCGACGGCCCGCTTCGACGCGACGTATCGTTCCGACGGGGAGCCCTTCACGGCCGAACCGGGCACGCTAGCCTACTGGCTCTCCGAGCGGCGCCGGTTTTACGCCGCCGAAGCGCGCGGCGTCCTGGCCGGCGAAATCTCGCACGATCCGTGGCCGCTCCAGCAAGCGACCGTGACGATCAACGAGAACACCATGTTCGCGGTCAACGACCTGCCGGAACCGACCGGCGACCCGGTGGCCTACTACTGCAAGGAACTTCCGATGACGGGGTCGATTCCGCGGCGGCTTGGCAGCGAGTGA
- a CDS encoding Hsp20/alpha crystallin family protein, translated as MRRNPFQDIEEMLDRVSRQVEEGMTSGGLQVPGSVPVDVADTGDEYLVTADLPGYETDDIDLTLSEGTLRLEASRDEESEYAEGRYLRRERTRTSANRRIRLPEPVEEESVSAGYEDGVLTVRLPKVGGGDDESKQIDIE; from the coding sequence ATGCGACGAAACCCGTTCCAGGACATCGAGGAGATGCTCGACCGCGTCAGCCGACAGGTCGAGGAGGGGATGACCAGCGGCGGCCTGCAGGTACCCGGCTCCGTCCCGGTCGACGTCGCCGACACCGGCGACGAGTACCTCGTGACGGCCGATCTGCCCGGCTACGAGACCGACGACATCGACCTGACCCTCTCGGAGGGGACCCTGCGCCTCGAGGCCAGCCGGGACGAGGAGTCCGAGTACGCCGAGGGTCGGTACCTCCGCCGCGAACGGACCCGCACGTCGGCGAACCGCCGGATCCGCCTGCCGGAACCGGTCGAGGAGGAGTCGGTCTCGGCCGGCTACGAGGACGGCGTGTTGACCGTCCGCCTCCCGAAGGTCGGGGGCGGCGACGACGAGTCGAAGCAGATCGACATCGAGTGA
- a CDS encoding CBS domain-containing protein has product MSASELGPNDVVTAGPDTELGTVAQRLASNNVGTAVVTENDAPVGIVTDRDIALEVGQSDDVAATPAEDVMTGGLTTLQADADALEISQAIKAENARRFPVVDDDGTLTGIVTLDDLVATIGEQLENVADTIESQSPDYSP; this is encoded by the coding sequence ATGTCCGCCAGTGAACTCGGTCCGAACGACGTCGTAACGGCAGGCCCCGACACAGAACTCGGAACGGTCGCACAGCGACTGGCCTCGAACAACGTCGGCACCGCGGTCGTCACCGAGAACGACGCGCCGGTCGGCATCGTCACCGACCGCGACATCGCCCTCGAGGTGGGCCAGAGCGACGACGTCGCCGCGACGCCCGCCGAAGACGTGATGACGGGCGGACTGACGACGTTACAGGCGGACGCGGACGCACTCGAGATCTCGCAGGCTATCAAGGCGGAGAACGCGCGTCGGTTCCCGGTCGTCGACGACGACGGGACGCTCACCGGCATCGTCACCCTCGACGACCTCGTCGCGACCATCGGCGAACAACTCGAGAACGTCGCGGACACGATCGAATCGCAGTCGCCCGACTACAGCCCGTAG
- the leuS gene encoding leucine--tRNA ligase, with protein MSDAGYDHATVERRWQEAWDEADAYRTPDDVEDPTYVLGMYPYPSGKLHMGHVRNYTITDAYARFRRMCGDEVLHPMGWDAFGLPAENAAKERDTNPRDWTFDCIDTMRDQMEAMGFGYDWDREIATCTPEYYQWNQWLFERFHEEGLVERRDAEVNWCPHCETVLADEQVEGEAELCWRCDTPVEQRELEQWFLKITEYADELLDAIDDLEGWPNSVRQMQRNWIGRQYGTELQFDIEDHGPVTAFTTRVDTVYGATFFALAPDHPISEELAEQDDDVRRFIEEVADPDGDEPNGVETGLTATNPVTGEEIPVYVADFVLSDVGTGALMAVPAHDERDHAFAEKKGIEIRPVIAPEPDDGEEPAAPDVEDEAFTEDGVLIDSDDYSGLDSETARERLTADIESAEEAKQYQLRDWGISRQRYWGTPIPVIHCDECGPVMVPEDDLPVELPEFINTTGNPLDAAEEWKQTTCPDCGADATRETDTMDTFVDSSWYFLRYVSPGLEETPFDREQANDWMPVDQYVGGIEHAVMHLLYSRFFTKVLADHEDLEHREPFTNLLAQGMVQLEGEKMSKSKGNVVSPQRIVEEYGADTARLFMMQAAQPERDFDWREEGVRSTNAFLGRLKEMVEEFVAGAAPRAAEEASGDEPRANAPAGDDDSIANYVESEIDATIAIATDEYDDLTFNRALRETQDLTRTLRQYVDYAEPHAGTLERGLSAVVRLLAPVVPHLAEELWDELGNDGLVVDAAWPTAEVDRDHVAKRRRLVENTREDVRDIVEVAGIEDPQAIDVVVAPEWKYDALGIAIESDADNLIGELMQESHIREQGDAAADYGQDLQAEREALSMTLSPEAEYEALEAAAWLIEREFEAPVTVVAAEEAPDAVLKNAAPGRPAIEIED; from the coding sequence ATGAGCGACGCGGGATACGACCACGCGACGGTCGAACGGCGCTGGCAGGAGGCGTGGGACGAGGCGGACGCCTATCGGACGCCCGATGACGTCGAGGACCCGACGTACGTCCTCGGCATGTACCCGTATCCGTCGGGCAAACTCCACATGGGCCACGTCCGAAACTACACGATCACGGACGCCTACGCCCGATTCCGACGAATGTGCGGCGACGAAGTCCTCCACCCGATGGGGTGGGACGCCTTCGGCCTCCCCGCGGAGAACGCGGCCAAGGAACGCGACACGAACCCGCGGGACTGGACGTTCGACTGCATCGACACGATGCGCGACCAGATGGAGGCGATGGGCTTCGGCTACGACTGGGATCGAGAGATCGCCACCTGCACGCCGGAGTACTACCAGTGGAACCAGTGGCTCTTCGAGCGGTTCCACGAGGAAGGGCTGGTCGAGCGCCGCGACGCCGAGGTCAACTGGTGTCCCCACTGCGAGACCGTCCTCGCGGACGAGCAGGTCGAGGGCGAGGCCGAACTCTGCTGGCGCTGCGATACGCCCGTCGAACAGCGCGAACTCGAGCAGTGGTTCCTGAAGATCACCGAGTACGCCGACGAGTTGCTGGACGCGATCGACGACCTCGAGGGGTGGCCCAACTCGGTTCGGCAGATGCAGCGCAACTGGATCGGCCGCCAGTACGGGACCGAACTACAGTTCGATATCGAGGATCACGGGCCGGTGACGGCATTTACCACCCGCGTCGACACCGTCTACGGCGCGACGTTCTTCGCGCTCGCGCCGGATCACCCGATCAGCGAAGAACTCGCGGAGCAGGACGACGACGTTCGCCGCTTCATCGAGGAGGTGGCCGACCCCGACGGCGACGAACCCAACGGCGTCGAGACGGGTTTGACCGCCACGAACCCCGTGACCGGCGAGGAGATTCCGGTCTACGTCGCCGACTTCGTCCTCTCGGACGTCGGAACCGGCGCGCTGATGGCGGTGCCGGCCCACGACGAGCGCGACCACGCCTTCGCCGAGAAGAAGGGGATCGAGATCAGGCCCGTCATCGCGCCCGAACCCGACGACGGCGAGGAGCCCGCGGCCCCCGACGTCGAGGACGAAGCGTTCACCGAGGACGGCGTCCTGATCGACTCCGACGACTACTCGGGGCTCGACAGCGAGACCGCTCGAGAGCGCCTGACCGCAGACATCGAAAGCGCCGAGGAAGCGAAGCAGTACCAACTGCGCGACTGGGGAATCTCCCGGCAGCGCTACTGGGGAACGCCGATTCCGGTGATCCACTGCGACGAGTGTGGCCCCGTCATGGTCCCCGAAGATGACCTCCCCGTCGAACTGCCGGAGTTCATCAACACCACCGGAAACCCGTTGGACGCCGCCGAGGAGTGGAAGCAGACGACCTGTCCCGACTGCGGCGCCGACGCCACCCGCGAGACGGACACGATGGACACCTTCGTCGACTCCTCGTGGTACTTCCTGCGGTACGTCTCGCCGGGCCTCGAGGAGACTCCCTTCGACCGCGAGCAGGCCAACGACTGGATGCCCGTCGACCAGTACGTCGGCGGCATCGAACACGCCGTGATGCACCTGCTGTACTCCCGGTTCTTCACGAAGGTGCTGGCCGACCACGAGGACCTCGAGCACCGCGAGCCGTTCACGAACCTGCTCGCCCAGGGGATGGTCCAGCTCGAGGGCGAGAAGATGTCCAAGTCGAAGGGTAACGTCGTCTCGCCCCAGCGGATCGTCGAGGAGTACGGGGCCGACACGGCGCGGCTGTTCATGATGCAGGCCGCCCAGCCCGAGCGCGACTTCGACTGGAGAGAGGAGGGCGTCCGCTCGACGAACGCGTTCCTCGGTCGGCTGAAGGAGATGGTCGAGGAGTTCGTGGCGGGCGCGGCGCCACGCGCCGCGGAAGAGGCGAGCGGCGACGAGCCGCGAGCGAACGCGCCCGCCGGCGACGACGATTCGATCGCCAACTACGTCGAGAGCGAAATCGACGCGACGATCGCCATCGCCACCGACGAGTACGACGACCTGACGTTCAACCGGGCGCTGCGGGAGACCCAGGATCTGACCCGGACGCTGCGACAGTACGTCGACTACGCAGAGCCACACGCCGGGACCCTCGAGCGCGGGCTGTCGGCCGTCGTCCGCCTGCTCGCGCCGGTCGTACCCCACCTCGCCGAGGAACTGTGGGACGAACTGGGCAACGACGGCCTCGTCGTCGACGCCGCGTGGCCGACCGCCGAGGTCGACCGCGATCACGTCGCCAAGCGCCGCCGTCTGGTCGAAAACACCCGCGAGGACGTCCGCGACATCGTCGAGGTGGCCGGCATCGAGGACCCGCAGGCGATCGACGTCGTCGTCGCCCCCGAGTGGAAGTACGACGCCCTCGGGATCGCGATCGAGAGCGACGCCGACAACCTGATCGGCGAACTCATGCAGGAGAGCCACATCCGCGAGCAGGGCGACGCCGCGGCCGACTACGGGCAGGACCTGCAGGCCGAACGGGAGGCGCTGTCGATGACGCTGTCCCCCGAGGCGGAGTACGAGGCGCTCGAGGCCGCCGCGTGGCTGATCGAACGCGAGTTCGAGGCGCCGGTGACCGTCGTCGCCGCCGAGGAGGCCCCCGACGCCGTCCTGAAAAACGCCGCACCCGGTCGACCGGCGATCGAGATCGAGGACTGA
- a CDS encoding SDR family NAD(P)-dependent oxidoreductase has translation MVADTTVFVTGASQGLGREIAVAFAEAGANVVLAARSDGIYETAELIDAPERTLAVETDVTEPDSVADAVDETIETFGGLDCLVNNAGIAGPTAPLEETTDDEWLETLDVNVVGVARVTREAAPHLRESERGSVVNISSIGGKRPYANRGPYAASKMGLIGVTRALAAEFGDDGVTVNAICPGPVEGERIRGVFERQAEAAGVPVEAVEGEVLDSLMIEELVPPEEVADMAVHLASEASRHVTGQDINVSSGGAWY, from the coding sequence ATGGTAGCAGACACCACTGTCTTCGTCACGGGTGCGAGTCAAGGATTGGGCCGCGAAATCGCCGTCGCGTTCGCCGAGGCGGGTGCGAACGTCGTCCTCGCGGCCAGGAGCGACGGCATCTACGAGACCGCGGAACTGATCGACGCCCCCGAGCGAACGCTGGCGGTCGAGACCGACGTGACCGAGCCCGATTCGGTCGCCGACGCCGTCGACGAGACGATCGAGACCTTCGGCGGCCTGGACTGTCTCGTGAACAACGCCGGCATCGCCGGCCCCACCGCGCCGCTCGAGGAGACGACCGACGACGAGTGGCTCGAGACCCTGGACGTCAACGTCGTCGGGGTTGCCCGCGTCACGCGGGAAGCGGCTCCGCACCTGCGCGAGTCCGAGCGGGGCAGCGTCGTCAACATCTCCTCGATCGGCGGCAAGCGGCCCTACGCCAATCGGGGCCCGTACGCCGCCTCGAAGATGGGGTTGATCGGCGTGACTCGCGCGCTGGCGGCCGAGTTCGGCGACGACGGCGTCACCGTCAACGCGATCTGTCCCGGGCCGGTCGAGGGCGAGCGGATCCGGGGCGTCTTCGAGCGACAGGCCGAGGCGGCGGGCGTCCCCGTGGAGGCCGTCGAGGGCGAGGTCCTGGACAGTCTCATGATCGAGGAGCTGGTCCCGCCCGAGGAGGTCGCCGACATGGCCGTCCACCTCGCGTCCGAGGCGTCGCGCCACGTCACGGGCCAAGATATCAATGTCTCGTCGGGCGGGGCCTGGTACTAA
- a CDS encoding methyl-accepting chemotaxis protein, protein MALEDYIPDRFRQSYSVKIGLIFVAIALVTLVVSAVFFAHVSGAVGPTAADHFSDRTDDRSDVAETWLETNAETAAGLSADATVRDGDPDAIGDRLATAQDTRGDRVAELHYLGADGEVLASSDEAATGQNFFDAAGVEGATDGPTTPHEALATDDEVLSFVSSVPGEDRYVALSAPVGAFASALETSDDYRTVVTGADGEQIVGVGDAEVDATDEAVLGALGDDASEVARVTPDGSEQEVAATTATIGSGEATMRVTTYGAADDVFAAQNVATAGIATVVFVFIVNLGFVGIVLGGNLSLKLRRLADKAEQMGDGDLEVDLETDRVDEVGSLYDSFGTMRDDLRTTLSDLEDERERAREAQRRTEQRNRELEAEAERFGAVMADCADGDLQKRLDPQTDHEAMAAIAEAFNEMIADLESAVTQVKDISRDVAQTSTEFQTSSEEISRASEEVSASIQEISDGSAEQAEDLETATREVKEMSTTVEEVAAATSTIADQSGQVDELATAGQAAAEETTEEMHTAADQTETVAETIHELEREAEQIQEIVELIDEIAEQTNMLALNAAIESARSKSASSEDGGFQAVADEVKELAEQTQAAVDDVEAMIESIQQRATESAAGIEETEERIGSATHRVDSLATKLDRIAGEIEQVATGVTQIDQATDEQAESAEELATIIQDVASVANETTSQSQQVAAAAEETTATITDVSAEATRLDQRATDLADAVDEFSVSGESGSERPRAPAAETGGESR, encoded by the coding sequence ATGGCACTCGAGGACTACATCCCCGATCGGTTCAGGCAATCGTACAGTGTAAAGATCGGTCTCATATTCGTCGCGATCGCCCTGGTGACGCTGGTCGTCTCGGCGGTCTTCTTCGCGCACGTTTCCGGTGCGGTCGGTCCGACGGCGGCGGACCACTTCAGCGACCGGACCGACGACCGCAGCGACGTCGCGGAGACGTGGCTCGAGACGAACGCGGAGACGGCCGCGGGGCTGTCCGCGGACGCGACCGTCCGCGACGGCGATCCCGATGCGATCGGCGATCGACTCGCCACCGCGCAGGATACTCGCGGCGATCGCGTCGCCGAGCTCCACTACCTCGGCGCCGACGGCGAGGTACTCGCGAGCAGCGACGAGGCGGCGACCGGCCAGAACTTCTTCGACGCCGCCGGCGTCGAGGGGGCGACCGACGGTCCAACGACGCCCCACGAGGCGCTCGCGACCGACGACGAGGTACTCTCGTTCGTCTCGAGCGTTCCCGGCGAGGACCGCTACGTCGCCCTCTCGGCGCCGGTCGGCGCCTTCGCGTCGGCCCTCGAGACGAGTGACGACTATCGAACCGTCGTCACCGGTGCCGACGGCGAGCAGATCGTCGGCGTCGGCGACGCCGAGGTCGACGCGACCGACGAGGCCGTGCTCGGCGCGCTGGGTGACGACGCGTCGGAGGTCGCGAGGGTGACGCCCGACGGAAGCGAGCAGGAAGTCGCCGCGACGACGGCGACGATCGGCAGCGGCGAAGCGACGATGCGGGTCACGACCTACGGCGCCGCGGACGACGTCTTCGCGGCACAGAACGTCGCGACGGCCGGCATCGCGACGGTGGTGTTCGTCTTCATCGTCAACCTCGGATTCGTCGGCATCGTCCTCGGCGGGAACCTCTCGCTGAAACTCCGCCGACTCGCGGACAAGGCCGAACAGATGGGTGACGGCGATCTCGAGGTCGACCTCGAGACGGACCGCGTCGACGAGGTCGGGAGCCTCTACGACTCCTTCGGAACGATGCGCGACGACCTCCGGACGACGCTGAGCGATCTCGAGGACGAACGCGAGCGCGCACGCGAGGCCCAGCGCCGCACCGAGCAGCGCAACCGCGAACTCGAGGCCGAGGCCGAGCGGTTCGGCGCGGTGATGGCCGACTGCGCCGACGGCGACCTCCAGAAGCGCCTCGACCCGCAGACCGACCACGAGGCGATGGCCGCCATCGCCGAGGCGTTCAACGAGATGATCGCCGATCTGGAGTCGGCGGTCACGCAGGTCAAGGACATCTCGCGGGACGTCGCGCAGACGAGCACCGAGTTCCAGACCAGTTCTGAGGAGATCAGCCGCGCCAGTGAGGAGGTCAGCGCGTCGATTCAGGAGATTTCCGACGGGTCCGCGGAGCAGGCCGAGGACCTGGAGACGGCGACGCGGGAAGTCAAGGAGATGTCGACGACCGTCGAGGAGGTCGCCGCCGCGACGAGTACGATCGCCGACCAGTCCGGGCAGGTCGACGAACTCGCGACGGCCGGCCAGGCGGCCGCGGAGGAGACCACCGAGGAGATGCACACCGCCGCCGACCAGACGGAAACCGTCGCCGAGACGATCCACGAACTCGAGCGCGAGGCCGAACAGATTCAGGAGATCGTCGAGCTGATCGACGAGATCGCCGAGCAGACGAACATGCTGGCGCTGAACGCGGCGATCGAGTCGGCCCGGTCCAAGAGCGCCTCGAGCGAGGACGGCGGCTTCCAGGCCGTCGCCGACGAGGTCAAGGAACTGGCGGAGCAGACGCAGGCGGCAGTCGACGACGTCGAAGCCATGATCGAATCGATACAGCAGCGGGCGACGGAGAGCGCAGCGGGGATCGAGGAAACCGAGGAGCGGATCGGCTCGGCTACCCATCGGGTCGACTCCCTCGCGACCAAACTCGACCGGATCGCCGGCGAGATCGAGCAGGTCGCCACCGGGGTCACCCAGATCGACCAGGCGACGGACGAGCAGGCCGAGTCCGCCGAGGAACTCGCGACGATCATCCAGGACGTCGCCAGCGTCGCCAACGAGACGACCTCGCAGTCCCAGCAGGTTGCGGCGGCCGCCGAGGAGACCACCGCGACGATCACCGACGTCTCCGCGGAGGCGACGCGACTCGACCAACGGGCGACGGACCTGGCCGACGCCGTCGACGAGTTCAGCGTCTCGGGCGAGTCGGGATCCGAGCGACCACGGGCGCCCGCCGCGGAAACCGGAGGTGAGAGCCGATGA
- a CDS encoding peroxiredoxin, whose amino-acid sequence MTLEEGDDAPTVTAPNQDGDERTLAFEEPTVLYFYPKDDTPGCTVEANQFQRERESYADAGVEVYGVSRDDADSHESFCQQEGLEFDLLADPDAEIADAFGVELRDSGVTARTTFVLADGEVKAVYENVDPDGHARDVLMDALDDGLVTLPE is encoded by the coding sequence ATGACGCTCGAGGAAGGCGACGACGCCCCGACCGTGACCGCACCGAATCAGGACGGCGACGAGCGCACCCTCGCGTTCGAGGAGCCGACGGTCCTTTACTTCTACCCGAAGGACGACACCCCCGGCTGTACGGTCGAGGCGAACCAGTTCCAGCGCGAGCGCGAGAGCTACGCGGACGCCGGCGTCGAGGTCTACGGCGTCTCGCGGGACGACGCCGACTCCCACGAGTCGTTCTGCCAGCAGGAGGGCCTCGAGTTCGACCTGCTGGCCGACCCGGACGCCGAAATCGCCGACGCCTTCGGCGTCGAACTGCGCGACAGCGGCGTCACCGCGCGAACGACCTTCGTCCTCGCCGACGGTGAGGTGAAAGCCGTCTACGAGAACGTCGATCCCGACGGCCACGCGCGCGACGTTTTGATGGATGCGCTCGACGACGGACTGGTGACGCTGCCCGAGTAG
- a CDS encoding sugar porter family MFS transporter, which produces MSAPSAGATAEARNSFVYVAAALAALNGLLFGFDTGVISGAMLYIRETFELATILGYAVNPSYIEGIIVSGAMVGAIIGAAFGGRLADRLGRRRLILVGAVVFFVGSLIMAVAPNVEVLILGRIVDGIGVGFASVVGPLYISEISPPKIRGSLVSLNQLTITSGILIAYLVNYALSSGGRWRWMLGLGMVPAAVLFLGMVFMPESPRWLYEQGREADAREVLARTRAESQVADELREIKETIRTESGSLRDLLQPWVRPMLVVGIGLAAFQQITGINTVMYYAPTILESTGFADTASILATVGIGAVNVALTVVAVLLIDRTGRRPLLLSGLAGMTVMLAVLGAVFYLPGLSGALGWLATGSLMLYVASFAIGLGPVFWLMISEIYPMEVRGTAMGVVTVVNWAANLVVSLTFLRLVDVFGQSGTFWLYGVLTLLALLFCYRLVPETKGRSLEAIEADLRETAFGTDADGSPPPAKTDD; this is translated from the coding sequence ATGTCTGCACCATCGGCCGGAGCGACGGCCGAGGCGCGAAACTCGTTCGTCTACGTCGCTGCGGCACTGGCCGCGCTCAACGGACTCCTGTTCGGCTTCGACACCGGCGTCATCTCCGGCGCGATGCTCTACATTCGGGAGACGTTCGAACTGGCCACGATCCTCGGGTACGCGGTCAATCCGTCGTACATCGAGGGGATCATCGTCAGCGGCGCGATGGTCGGCGCCATCATCGGGGCGGCCTTCGGCGGCCGTCTGGCGGACCGACTCGGTCGGCGACGACTCATTCTGGTCGGCGCCGTCGTCTTCTTCGTCGGATCGCTCATCATGGCCGTCGCGCCGAACGTCGAAGTCCTGATCCTCGGACGGATCGTCGACGGGATCGGCGTCGGCTTCGCCTCGGTCGTCGGCCCGCTGTACATCTCGGAGATTTCGCCGCCGAAGATCCGCGGCTCGCTGGTCTCGCTGAACCAGTTGACGATCACCAGCGGCATCCTGATCGCGTACCTCGTGAACTACGCGCTCTCCAGCGGCGGCCGGTGGCGCTGGATGCTCGGGCTCGGCATGGTTCCCGCGGCGGTGCTGTTCCTCGGGATGGTCTTCATGCCCGAAAGCCCCAGATGGCTCTACGAACAGGGGCGGGAGGCGGACGCCCGCGAGGTGCTCGCTCGGACCCGCGCGGAGAGTCAGGTCGCCGACGAACTCCGCGAGATCAAGGAGACCATCCGGACCGAGTCCGGGTCGCTCCGCGACCTGCTCCAGCCGTGGGTCCGGCCGATGCTCGTCGTCGGGATCGGCCTCGCCGCGTTCCAGCAGATCACCGGCATCAACACGGTCATGTACTACGCGCCGACGATCCTCGAGTCGACCGGGTTCGCGGACACCGCCTCGATCCTCGCGACCGTCGGCATCGGCGCCGTCAACGTCGCCCTGACCGTCGTCGCGGTCCTGCTGATCGACCGGACCGGCCGGCGACCGCTGTTGCTCTCGGGGCTGGCCGGCATGACCGTCATGCTCGCCGTCCTGGGGGCCGTGTTCTATCTCCCCGGTCTCTCCGGGGCGCTCGGCTGGCTCGCGACCGGGAGCCTGATGCTGTACGTCGCCTCCTTCGCCATCGGGCTCGGGCCGGTGTTCTGGCTCATGATATCGGAGATCTACCCGATGGAGGTCCGTGGAACGGCGATGGGCGTCGTCACGGTCGTCAACTGGGCCGCGAACCTGGTCGTGTCGTTGACCTTCCTTCGGCTCGTCGACGTCTTCGGTCAGTCCGGAACGTTCTGGCTGTACGGCGTCCTGACGCTGCTCGCGCTCCTCTTCTGTTACCGACTCGTCCCCGAGACGAAGGGGCGCTCGCTCGAGGCGATCGAGGCCGACCTGCGGGAGACGGCGTTCGGAACCGACGCGGACGGGAGCCCGCCCCCCGCGAAGACCGACGACTGA
- a CDS encoding bacteriorhodopsin produces MIPELEMYRLAFYVTAVATLAFVGWVASKPAGTRRYYLPAPIVCGTLSLAYFGMSIELLRVTTPTGQPLPMTRYVDYFVATTIMILVAGKVAGANRRQLAALVVLTEAWIGLSLVRYFLTGTAVLAATLGTVVVLAALLYVMVQPVTKQSGRTTGERVLLYGKLRNLLILLWVAYLVIGVISRQGVGLLDAFGGIFIGAYLDIATRIGFGLLLLQATDAVEQLVTEESGGASDDGDTGDEVTFAEPSGSDPDPDVAAD; encoded by the coding sequence ATGATTCCCGAACTCGAGATGTACCGTCTCGCCTTCTACGTGACGGCGGTGGCGACGCTGGCGTTCGTCGGCTGGGTCGCCAGTAAACCGGCAGGGACGCGCCGGTACTATCTGCCGGCCCCGATCGTCTGCGGGACGCTCTCGCTCGCGTACTTCGGGATGTCGATCGAGTTGCTCCGCGTGACGACGCCGACCGGGCAACCGCTGCCGATGACCCGGTACGTCGATTACTTCGTCGCGACGACGATCATGATCCTCGTGGCAGGGAAGGTCGCGGGCGCGAACCGACGCCAGTTGGCCGCTCTCGTCGTCCTGACGGAGGCGTGGATCGGACTCAGTCTCGTCCGATACTTCCTCACGGGGACGGCCGTGCTCGCCGCGACCCTGGGCACGGTCGTCGTCCTCGCGGCACTCCTCTACGTGATGGTCCAGCCGGTGACGAAACAGTCCGGCCGGACCACCGGTGAGCGGGTACTCCTCTACGGAAAGCTCCGGAACCTGCTCATCCTGCTCTGGGTCGCCTACCTCGTCATCGGGGTCATCTCGCGGCAGGGGGTCGGACTCCTCGACGCGTTCGGCGGCATCTTCATCGGTGCCTACCTCGACATCGCCACCCGGATCGGCTTCGGGCTGTTGCTCCTCCAGGCGACCGACGCCGTGGAACAGCTCGTCACCGAGGAATCGGGCGGCGCATCCGACGACGGCGACACCGGCGACGAGGTGACGTTCGCCGAGCCGTCCGGTAGCGATCCCGACCCGGACGTGGCGGCCGACTGA